In a single window of the Campylobacter hyointestinalis subsp. lawsonii genome:
- a CDS encoding metal ABC transporter ATP-binding protein, with product MKIEIDNLSFRYDDCYVLKDINLSYDSKDFLSIIGPNGGGKSTLLKLMVGLLKPEIGTIKFSGISQSEISKFTSYVPQNIPVNRLFPMSVLEVVLMGRCKSSSFCFYSKRDKELALDALKKVSMQDFYKRDIKDLSGGQRQRVYIARALCANASVVMLDEPTASIDSRGQVDIYNTLKNLNKNGIGIIMISHDINMAINFANKAAYVNKELFLHNINTKNRPNFINHLTSEHSHFCDVELLLGECGCKKGERNA from the coding sequence ATGAAGATAGAGATTGATAATCTTAGTTTTAGATATGATGATTGCTATGTTTTAAAAGATATTAATTTATCTTATGACTCAAAGGACTTTTTGAGTATTATAGGGCCTAATGGCGGTGGAAAAAGCACACTTTTAAAGCTTATGGTTGGACTTTTAAAGCCTGAAATTGGGACTATTAAATTTAGCGGAATTTCGCAAAGTGAAATTTCTAAATTTACCAGTTATGTTCCGCAAAATATACCGGTTAATAGATTATTTCCGATGAGTGTTTTAGAGGTTGTTTTGATGGGACGCTGTAAAAGTAGTAGCTTTTGTTTTTACTCTAAAAGAGATAAAGAGTTAGCCCTTGATGCACTAAAAAAAGTCTCAATGCAAGATTTTTATAAAAGAGATATAAAAGATCTAAGCGGCGGTCAAAGACAAAGAGTTTATATAGCAAGAGCACTTTGTGCTAATGCAAGTGTGGTAATGCTTGATGAACCAACAGCTAGTATAGACTCACGCGGACAAGTAGATATCTACAATACCTTAAAAAATCTTAATAAAAATGGTATAGGGATTATTATGATAAGTCACGATATAAATATGGCGATAAACTTTGCAAACAAGGCCGCTTACGTAAATAAAGAGCTATTTCTTCATAATATCAACACTAAAAATAGACCAAATTTCATAAATCATCTAACTAGCGAACATAGCCATTTTTGCGATGTTGAGCTACTGCTTGGCGAGTGTGGTTGTAAAAAAGGAGAGAGAAATGCTTGA
- a CDS encoding diacylglycerol kinase — translation MRNQPKYNFFKNTSYALEGLKDIYENEKSFKIELAIILPLLVVQVFLNLSLEEHLILVISLFGIIITECINSGIERCVDLACKEQNLLAKKAKDAGAAAVFLSITVASLVWIIVILKLIF, via the coding sequence GTGAGAAATCAGCCAAAATATAACTTTTTTAAAAATACCTCATACGCCTTAGAAGGGCTAAAAGATATCTATGAAAATGAAAAGAGCTTTAAGATAGAGCTAGCCATCATCTTACCGCTTTTAGTGGTGCAGGTATTTTTAAATTTAAGCCTAGAAGAGCATTTGATATTAGTCATTTCTTTATTTGGTATAATCATAACCGAGTGCATAAACTCAGGTATCGAAAGATGCGTGGATCTAGCTTGTAAAGAGCAGAATCTACTTGCGAAAAAAGCCAAAGACGCAGGCGCTGCAGCAGTGTTTTTGAGTATAACAGTAGCTAGTTTAGTATGGATAATTGTTATCTTAAAACTGATATTTTAA
- a CDS encoding phosphoethanolamine transferase has translation MSSNKFILCFALFITALNYKFFAFAFSSVDFSNNAVLLLTLPVLFFSLIVFIFSLLFLPYITKALAIFLTIVGVVGAYFMNAYSVIIDSEMIRNAVQTDIKEVQDLLNLNMIFWIILAAVAIFFIIKVKITKTNMLKALKYRSLLCITSLILFGVIFASLSKDYIPFFRNHNQIRFYTTPFYPLYSANKYIKSLAPKAEFKAIGLDAKQTKEQKKLFVFVAGETARAANYSLNGYETHETNPYSRENGLLSFSKFSSCGTSTAISLPCMFSNLNRDNFSTDIAKNSGNLLDVLETAGIKVSWIGNNSGYCKGVCARLKDTKDFGGDSYDGVMLEEIQNRIQNAKESSFIVIHLQGSHGPTYFKRYPKEFAKFSPTCDTATLKNCTYEEIVNTYNNTILYTDYIVNQIVDMLEKSDMQTGLFYVSDHGESLGENGIYLHGAPYFLAPDFQTKVPALLWLEDKNQLANLKNLKDNSFSHDNIFHTMLGFFGIQTSVYDKNLDILQKG, from the coding sequence GTGAGCTCAAATAAATTTATCCTATGTTTTGCCCTATTTATCACAGCGTTAAATTATAAATTTTTTGCTTTTGCGTTCTCAAGCGTGGATTTTAGCAATAATGCAGTCCTTTTGCTCACCTTGCCGGTGCTATTTTTCTCTCTTATAGTTTTTATTTTTAGTCTGCTATTTTTGCCCTATATCACAAAGGCTTTAGCGATATTTTTAACCATCGTTGGCGTTGTTGGGGCGTATTTTATGAATGCCTACTCAGTCATCATAGATAGCGAAATGATAAGAAACGCAGTCCAAACAGACATAAAAGAGGTTCAAGATCTATTAAATTTAAATATGATATTTTGGATAATCTTAGCTGCTGTAGCTATATTTTTTATAATTAAAGTAAAAATAACCAAAACAAATATGCTAAAAGCCTTAAAATATAGAAGTTTGCTTTGTATTACTTCGCTCATACTTTTTGGCGTGATTTTTGCTAGTTTAAGCAAAGACTATATTCCATTTTTTAGAAATCACAATCAAATAAGATTTTACACAACCCCATTTTATCCTTTATACTCGGCAAATAAATATATAAAATCTCTAGCGCCAAAGGCTGAATTTAAAGCTATAGGGCTTGATGCAAAACAGACAAAAGAGCAAAAAAAGCTATTTGTCTTTGTAGCTGGAGAGACTGCTAGGGCTGCAAACTACTCATTAAATGGTTATGAAACGCATGAGACAAATCCATACTCAAGGGAAAATGGGCTTTTGAGCTTTTCTAAATTTAGCTCTTGTGGAACATCAACTGCCATAAGTTTGCCTTGTATGTTTTCAAATTTAAATAGAGATAATTTCTCCACTGATATCGCCAAAAATAGCGGAAATTTACTAGATGTCTTAGAGACTGCTGGGATAAAAGTAAGCTGGATAGGAAATAACTCTGGATATTGCAAAGGTGTCTGCGCTCGTTTAAAAGATACAAAAGATTTTGGTGGCGATAGCTATGATGGCGTTATGCTTGAAGAGATACAAAACAGGATTCAAAATGCCAAAGAGAGTAGCTTTATAGTAATCCATCTCCAAGGTAGCCACGGACCAACATACTTTAAAAGATACCCAAAAGAATTTGCTAAATTCAGCCCGACTTGCGACACGGCTACGCTTAAAAACTGCACTTATGAAGAGATAGTAAATACCTATAATAATACAATTTTATACACAGATTATATAGTAAATCAAATAGTAGATATGCTAGAAAAGAGCGATATGCAAACCGGATTATTCTATGTTAGCGACCATGGCGAAAGCCTTGGAGAAAACGGAATTTACCTTCATGGCGCCCCATATTTCTTAGCACCAGATTTCCAAACCAAAGTCCCAGCACTGCTATGGCTAGAAGATAAAAATCAGTTAGCAAATTTAAAAAATTTAAAAGACAATAGCTTTTCGCATGATAATATTTTTCACACTATGCTAGGATTTTTTGGTATCCAAACAAGCGTCTATGATAAAAACTTAGATATATTGCAAAAAGGATAA
- a CDS encoding exodeoxyribonuclease III — MRLISWNVNGLRAVVNKDGFSWLGEYRPDFLALQEIKASEDKIPAEIYNLGFENISVNSAKRAGYSGVMSLSNLKTQNLKSQFFDDDEGRVLEHRFDNIHLFNIYFPNGQQGDDRLAYKMDFYDKFLAYIKSLVSEGKGVIFCGDVNTAHKEIDLKNPKANAKTSGFLPCEREWIDRVLEAGFIDSFRFINGDKEDAYSWWSYRFNARAKNVGWRIDYFFISSNLKDRLKDAFILGSIEGSDHCPVGIDIDL, encoded by the coding sequence TTGAGATTGATTTCGTGGAATGTCAATGGACTTAGGGCTGTTGTAAATAAAGATGGATTTTCGTGGCTTGGTGAGTATAGACCAGATTTTTTGGCTTTACAAGAGATTAAGGCAAGCGAGGATAAAATCCCAGCTGAAATTTATAATCTAGGATTTGAAAATATATCTGTAAATTCAGCCAAAAGAGCGGGATATTCGGGTGTGATGAGTTTATCAAATTTAAAAACACAAAATCTAAAATCGCAGTTTTTTGATGATGATGAGGGCAGAGTTTTGGAGCATAGATTTGATAATATCCATCTTTTTAATATATATTTCCCAAATGGTCAGCAAGGTGATGATAGACTAGCGTATAAGATGGATTTTTATGATAAATTTCTAGCTTATATCAAGAGTTTGGTTAGTGAGGGTAAAGGGGTGATATTTTGTGGTGATGTAAATACGGCTCATAAAGAAATCGATCTAAAAAATCCAAAAGCTAATGCCAAAACAAGCGGATTTTTGCCGTGTGAAAGGGAGTGGATAGATAGGGTTTTAGAAGCTGGATTTATAGATAGTTTTAGGTTTATAAATGGCGATAAAGAGGACGCATACTCGTGGTGGAGCTATAGATTTAACGCAAGGGCTAAAAATGTGGGTTGGCGGATTGATTATTTTTTCATCAGCTCAAATTTAAAAGATAGGCTAAAAGATGCTTTTATACTAGGTAGCATCGAGGGTAGTGATCACTGCCCTGTGGGGATCGATATAGATTTATAA
- a CDS encoding metal ABC transporter solute-binding protein, Zn/Mn family, which produces MKKIITILCLSFMPFYAKGIVTASILPVKYFVEQIAGDTLEVGVMTPSGADPHTYEPRPNQMKMIEKSDLFFAVGVEYERVWIPKFTKSFANLKIIDTAYGIKLEKMEHSHNHESSESDHEDSKGDPHIWLDPILVKTMAQNIFNALKAQYPQNAEIYSKNLAKFLQILDELDATIRSEFSNLKNKKFIVYHPSWGYFAKRYGLEQIAIEIEGKEPKPADLANLINEAKEEGVKVIFVAPQFSKKSANLIANEVRAKVVEIDQLPKDWLFSMKKTAEAFRQSF; this is translated from the coding sequence ATGAAAAAGATCATAACTATTTTATGTCTTAGTTTTATGCCCTTTTATGCTAAAGGGATAGTTACTGCAAGTATTCTTCCTGTTAAATATTTTGTAGAACAGATAGCAGGAGATACTTTAGAAGTTGGCGTTATGACTCCTAGTGGCGCTGATCCTCACACTTATGAGCCACGTCCAAATCAGATGAAAATGATCGAGAAAAGCGATCTATTTTTTGCAGTAGGAGTGGAGTATGAAAGAGTTTGGATACCTAAATTTACAAAAAGTTTTGCGAATTTAAAGATCATAGATACGGCTTATGGTATCAAGCTTGAAAAGATGGAGCACTCTCACAATCACGAATCTAGCGAATCTGATCATGAAGATAGCAAGGGCGATCCTCATATCTGGCTAGATCCTATTTTGGTAAAAACTATGGCGCAAAATATATTTAATGCCCTAAAAGCTCAGTATCCGCAAAACGCCGAGATCTATAGTAAAAATTTAGCTAAATTCTTGCAAATTTTAGATGAACTAGATGCTACGATAAGAAGTGAGTTTTCAAATTTAAAAAATAAGAAATTTATTGTATATCATCCGTCTTGGGGGTATTTTGCAAAGCGTTATGGTTTAGAGCAGATAGCTATAGAGATAGAAGGAAAAGAGCCAAAACCAGCAGATCTTGCTAATCTCATAAATGAGGCTAAAGAAGAGGGCGTAAAAGTGATATTTGTAGCGCCGCAGTTTTCGAAAAAATCAGCAAATTTAATCGCAAATGAAGTCCGTGCTAAGGTCGTAGAGATAGATCAACTTCCTAAAGATTGGCTTTTTAGTATGAAAAAAACTGCTGAAGCATTTAGGCAATCTTTTTAG
- a CDS encoding manganese efflux pump MntP family protein: MELLFLAIALAMDSVAISMANGAKCFNIKFSSIIKMSFIFGLAGALMPAIGYFLGLSFVKFISAIDHYIAFVILLFLGIKMIKESRNVSEECTLNLTLRMLILGAFATSIDALAVGVTFSFTDTDIAFSVLVIGVVCFLLCVLGSYIGKILGDKLESKALILGGVILILIGFKILITHLLD, encoded by the coding sequence ATGGAACTTCTCTTTTTGGCTATAGCTTTAGCGATGGATAGCGTAGCGATCAGTATGGCAAACGGCGCTAAGTGTTTTAATATCAAATTTAGCTCTATTATAAAAATGTCTTTTATATTTGGATTAGCTGGGGCTCTAATGCCTGCTATAGGCTATTTTTTAGGGCTTAGCTTTGTTAAGTTTATATCTGCGATAGATCATTATATAGCCTTTGTAATACTGCTATTTTTAGGTATAAAAATGATAAAAGAAAGTAGAAACGTATCTGAAGAATGCACCTTAAATTTAACTCTAAGAATGCTTATCTTAGGCGCATTTGCGACTAGTATAGATGCGTTAGCTGTAGGTGTGACATTTAGCTTTACTGATACTGATATAGCTTTTAGTGTTTTAGTTATCGGCGTGGTTTGCTTTTTGCTTTGTGTGTTAGGTAGCTACATAGGCAAAATACTAGGCGATAAGCTAGAGAGCAAAGCCTTGATTCTTGGTGGAGTTATACTTATTTTGATAGGCTTTAAGATCTTGATAACTCATCTTTTAGATTGA
- a CDS encoding MmcQ/YjbR family DNA-binding protein, translating into MTKEAVFVYVQKKYGTTPDYPWERYPKYAVLRHLKNKKWYGVFLCIPRNKLGLNGDDMVDILNLKCEKDMAILLKDDKTIFQAYHMNKKNWISILLEEANEEMVLDLIAQSYELTL; encoded by the coding sequence ATGACTAAAGAAGCCGTGTTTGTATATGTCCAAAAAAAGTATGGTACGACACCTGATTATCCTTGGGAAAGATACCCAAAATACGCTGTTTTAAGGCATTTGAAAAATAAAAAATGGTATGGAGTTTTTCTTTGCATACCAAGAAACAAGCTAGGATTAAACGGAGATGATATGGTCGATATTTTAAATTTAAAGTGTGAAAAAGATATGGCTATTTTGTTAAAAGATGACAAAACTATATTTCAAGCGTACCATATGAACAAAAAGAACTGGATATCGATCTTACTTGAAGAAGCGAACGAAGAGATGGTCTTAGATCTCATCGCTCAGAGTTATGAGCTAACTCTTTAA
- a CDS encoding metal ABC transporter permease, producing MLDALSFSFMQNALMAGVLVSIACGIIGSLTVINKMTFIAGGIAHGAYGGIGIAFFLGFAPLFGATIFALMLGMLIAFISLKNRDRTDSIIGALWAFGMAIGIVFTDLSPGYNVDLMSYLFGSILAVPNSDLWFMGILDVLFLLFIVTLYPQICAMSFDSEFAKLRGVKVTFLYYLMITLMALCVVATIRVVGLILVIALLTIPPYIAEKFSPNLYVMMILASILSALFTILGLWLSFSFNLSGGASIILVATATFFATLLFSRFKKLFR from the coding sequence ATGCTTGATGCTTTGAGCTTTTCTTTTATGCAAAATGCACTTATGGCTGGAGTTTTAGTTAGCATTGCTTGTGGAATCATCGGCTCACTTACTGTCATAAACAAAATGACTTTTATAGCAGGAGGCATTGCTCATGGGGCTTATGGCGGTATTGGTATAGCTTTTTTTCTAGGGTTTGCGCCTTTGTTTGGTGCGACTATTTTTGCTTTGATGCTCGGAATGCTTATTGCATTTATAAGCCTTAAAAATAGAGATCGCACCGATAGCATCATAGGCGCTTTATGGGCTTTTGGTATGGCGATCGGTATCGTTTTTACCGATCTTTCGCCTGGATATAATGTGGATTTGATGAGCTATCTTTTTGGCTCTATACTAGCTGTACCAAATAGCGATCTGTGGTTTATGGGTATTTTAGATGTTTTATTTTTACTCTTTATCGTTACTCTTTATCCACAAATTTGCGCTATGAGTTTTGATAGTGAGTTTGCAAAGCTTAGGGGCGTTAAAGTGACGTTTTTATACTATTTGATGATAACTTTAATGGCGCTTTGTGTTGTGGCTACTATAAGAGTTGTGGGGCTTATACTAGTAATAGCACTTCTTACTATACCGCCTTATATAGCTGAGAAATTTAGTCCAAATTTATACGTGATGATGATTTTAGCATCTATTCTTTCTGCTTTATTTACTATATTAGGACTTTGGTTAAGCTTTAGTTTCAACCTAAGCGGTGGGGCTAGCATTATCTTAGTAGCGACTGCGACATTTTTTGCTACTTTGTTATTTTCAAGGTTTAAAAAGCTATTTAGATAG
- a CDS encoding DMT family transporter — protein MRKNVIAELLLVFVALSWGSTFLPVAEAIKSVNVFSFLFWRFLLATILMFILTIKLAKFDKKSMLYGSLLGFFLFCGFAFQTYALKFAYTSTVAFITGLNVVLVPFLMLIFFKERVNKFAFGGAIIAVFGLYFLSGSGGISPEIGEILAIICAFAYALHIAFTGVLTPKCNIFALVCFQFLAVSVLSFFGAVFFESGAYEFSIIGGLEANLSENFIVAVLVCALFATVFAFFIQSWAQIYTTPTKTALIFTLEPVSAGIIGYFFANEILSTLQLIGTIMILFGVLFSEIGSNLISLKDSFLKLSK, from the coding sequence GTGAGAAAAAATGTCATAGCCGAGCTACTTTTGGTATTTGTAGCATTGTCGTGGGGAAGTACGTTTTTACCAGTTGCCGAAGCGATAAAAAGCGTAAATGTATTTAGTTTTTTATTTTGGCGATTTTTACTAGCAACCATCCTTATGTTCATACTCACCATAAAATTAGCTAAATTTGATAAAAAATCTATGCTTTATGGCTCACTTCTTGGTTTTTTCTTATTTTGTGGTTTTGCATTTCAAACATACGCTTTAAAATTCGCATACACCTCAACAGTGGCTTTCATCACCGGATTAAACGTCGTTTTAGTGCCGTTTTTAATGCTGATATTTTTCAAAGAGCGGGTAAATAAATTTGCATTTGGAGGCGCTATCATAGCCGTATTTGGACTTTATTTTCTAAGCGGGAGTGGTGGAATTTCACCTGAAATAGGCGAGATATTAGCTATTATATGTGCTTTTGCTTACGCTCTTCACATCGCATTTACAGGAGTTTTGACACCAAAGTGCAATATCTTCGCACTTGTTTGCTTTCAGTTTTTAGCAGTAAGCGTTCTTAGTTTTTTTGGCGCAGTATTTTTTGAGAGCGGTGCTTATGAGTTTAGCATAATAGGTGGTTTAGAAGCAAATTTAAGTGAAAATTTTATAGTAGCAGTCTTGGTTTGCGCACTATTTGCTACCGTATTTGCGTTTTTTATTCAAAGCTGGGCACAAATTTATACAACTCCTACAAAAACAGCTCTCATTTTTACGCTTGAACCAGTTAGCGCAGGTATTATAGGCTACTTTTTTGCAAATGAAATTTTAAGCACCTTACAGCTTATCGGTACTATAATGATACTTTTTGGAGTTCTATTTAGTGAGATAGGATCAAATTTGATCAGTCTAAAAGATAGCTTTTTAAAGCTATCTAAATAG
- a CDS encoding Fur family transcriptional regulator: MDGTSFLKEQGIASTPLRISIIEILQNASKPISYDEFLVKIKANKTTIYRNLDLLLSKNLIIKSEIEHKSFYELSGHAKAYFVCETCHKMEEIEVPILPGKNIKSAVIKGVCENCK, translated from the coding sequence ATGGATGGAACCTCTTTTTTAAAAGAACAAGGCATAGCAAGCACTCCACTTAGGATCAGCATTATCGAGATATTGCAAAATGCCTCTAAGCCTATCAGTTATGACGAATTTTTAGTAAAAATAAAAGCAAATAAAACGACTATTTATAGAAATTTAGATCTGCTTTTAAGTAAAAATTTGATTATAAAAAGCGAGATAGAACACAAAAGTTTTTATGAACTCTCTGGTCACGCAAAAGCTTATTTCGTATGCGAAACTTGTCATAAGATGGAAGAGATAGAAGTGCCGATCTTGCCTGGGAAAAATATCAAAAGTGCTGTGATAAAAGGCGTTTGTGAAAACTGCAAATAA
- a CDS encoding isochorismatase family protein, whose translation MDSVVVVIDMQTKLLSVMSDKNLVANSVKFLKIANELGLKIIATEQYKKGLGETDSNIANLINSKIFEKLEFSAFNAIKDEISGFKSVILIGVEAHICVYQTALDLIQNGFGVTLIDECVGSRNERNKELAFLNLKEAKIKSAEMIAFEMIKSAEHTKFKNISNLIK comes from the coding sequence ATGGATAGTGTGGTTGTAGTTATCGATATGCAAACTAAGCTTTTAAGCGTGATGAGTGATAAAAATTTGGTGGCTAATAGCGTGAAATTTCTAAAAATAGCAAATGAATTAGGGCTAAAAATAATCGCTACTGAGCAGTATAAAAAAGGTCTTGGCGAGACTGATAGCAATATAGCAAATTTGATAAACTCTAAGATATTTGAGAAATTAGAATTTTCAGCCTTTAACGCTATAAAAGATGAAATTTCAGGGTTTAAAAGCGTGATTTTAATCGGCGTTGAAGCTCATATCTGCGTATATCAAACGGCTTTAGATCTCATTCAAAATGGCTTTGGCGTAACGCTCATTGATGAGTGCGTGGGTAGTAGAAACGAAAGAAATAAAGAACTTGCTTTTTTAAATTTAAAAGAAGCAAAGATAAAATCTGCTGAAATGATAGCCTTTGAGATGATAAAAAGTGCCGAGCATACTAAATTTAAAAATATCTCAAACTTAATAAAATAG
- a CDS encoding replication/maintenance protein RepL, with protein MDNCYLKTDILNGIFKKLIGDKKVQILEFLADNCDEDGFFKFNINEICELLNTSKPTVIATFKLLEDKKILYKIKNGLYKLNLKDELSRS; from the coding sequence ATGGATAATTGTTATCTTAAAACTGATATTTTAAATGGAATTTTCAAAAAGCTTATCGGCGACAAAAAAGTTCAGATTTTGGAATTTTTAGCCGATAACTGCGATGAAGATGGATTTTTTAAATTTAATATCAATGAAATTTGCGAGCTTCTAAATACGAGCAAACCAACTGTGATAGCTACTTTTAAGTTGTTAGAAGATAAAAAGATCCTATACAAGATAAAAAACGGACTTTATAAGCTCAATCTAAAAGATGAGTTATCAAGATCTTAA